From a region of the Microterricola gilva genome:
- the infA gene encoding translation initiation factor IF-1, whose protein sequence is MAKKDGVIEIEGSVVEALPNAMFRVELTNGHKVLAHISGKMRQHYIRILPEDRVIVELSPYDLTRGRIVYRYK, encoded by the coding sequence ATGGCCAAAAAAGACGGCGTCATCGAAATCGAGGGCTCGGTGGTAGAAGCTCTGCCCAACGCGATGTTTCGCGTAGAGCTCACCAACGGACACAAGGTTCTTGCTCACATCTCGGGCAAGATGCGTCAGCACTACATCCGCATCCTCCCAGAGGACCGCGTGATTGTGGAGCTGAGCCCCTACGACCTGACCCGTGGTCGGATCGTTTACCGCTACAAGTAA
- the glmM gene encoding phosphoglucosamine mutase yields the protein MPRLFGTDGVRGLANRELTADLALGLAQAAAAVLTKGRRAEERRAAGRRPVAVVARDPRISGEFLTAAVSAGLASSGVDVLDAGVLPTPAAAFLIADIGADFGVMLSASHNPAPDNGIKFFAFGGTKLPDEVEDRIEAYLDKEVLLPTGGDVGRIRRFADAEDRYVLHLLGTLPNRLDGIHVVLDCAHGAASGVSPEVFTNAGARITLIGADPDGMNINDGVGSTHLDKLAKAVLEHGADVGIAHDGDADRCLAVDHEGNVVDGDQIMAILAVAMKERGHLTNDTLVATVMSNLGLRKAMAANDITMIQTKVGDRYVLEELNADGLALGGEQSGHVIMTEYATTGDGVLTGLHLVAEMARTGKSIAELASVMTVYPQILVNVRGVNHTAMAGDEGIADAVRAAEAELGDTGRVLLRPSGTEPMVRVMVEAADQATADRLAHSLADVVRERLAL from the coding sequence TTGCCTCGACTCTTTGGCACGGACGGCGTCCGGGGCCTGGCCAACCGTGAACTCACGGCTGACCTGGCCCTGGGCCTCGCCCAGGCCGCCGCCGCTGTGCTCACAAAAGGGCGCCGCGCCGAAGAACGCCGCGCGGCCGGTCGCAGACCGGTTGCCGTCGTTGCGCGCGACCCGCGCATTTCCGGTGAGTTCCTCACCGCCGCCGTCTCGGCCGGCCTCGCCTCCTCTGGCGTCGATGTCCTCGACGCCGGGGTGCTGCCAACCCCCGCCGCGGCCTTCCTGATCGCCGACATCGGCGCCGACTTCGGCGTGATGCTCTCGGCTTCGCACAATCCGGCCCCCGACAACGGCATCAAGTTCTTTGCCTTCGGCGGCACCAAGCTTCCCGATGAGGTCGAAGACCGCATCGAGGCCTACCTCGACAAAGAGGTCCTGCTGCCGACCGGTGGCGACGTCGGCCGCATCCGTCGTTTCGCGGACGCAGAGGACCGCTACGTCCTGCACCTGCTCGGCACGCTGCCCAACCGCCTCGACGGCATCCACGTCGTGCTCGACTGCGCCCACGGTGCGGCATCCGGCGTCTCGCCTGAGGTGTTCACCAACGCCGGTGCGCGCATCACCCTCATCGGTGCCGATCCAGACGGCATGAACATCAACGACGGCGTCGGATCGACCCACCTCGACAAGCTGGCCAAGGCCGTGCTCGAGCACGGGGCCGACGTCGGCATCGCGCACGACGGCGACGCCGACCGCTGCCTCGCGGTCGACCACGAGGGCAACGTCGTCGACGGCGACCAGATCATGGCGATCCTGGCCGTCGCGATGAAGGAGCGCGGCCACCTCACCAACGACACCCTCGTCGCGACGGTGATGAGCAACCTCGGCCTGCGCAAGGCGATGGCGGCCAACGACATCACCATGATCCAGACGAAGGTCGGCGACCGCTACGTGCTCGAAGAGCTGAACGCCGACGGCCTCGCGCTGGGCGGCGAGCAGTCCGGCCACGTCATCATGACGGAGTACGCGACGACCGGCGACGGTGTGCTGACCGGCCTGCACCTGGTGGCCGAGATGGCGCGCACCGGCAAGTCGATTGCCGAGCTCGCCAGCGTGATGACGGTGTACCCGCAGATTCTCGTCAACGTGCGCGGCGTCAACCACACGGCCATGGCCGGCGACGAGGGCATCGCGGATGCCGTTCGCGCCGCCGAGGCGGAACTCGGCGACACCGGGCGCGTGCTGTTGCGGCCGTCCGGCACCGAGCCGATGGTGCGCGTCATGGTGGAGGCCGCCGACCAGGCGACCGCAGACCGGCTCGCGCACTCGCTCGCCGACGTCGTGCGGGAGCGCCTCGCGCTGTAG
- the glmS gene encoding glutamine--fructose-6-phosphate transaminase (isomerizing): MCGIVGYVGDKKSLEVLVGGLRRLEYRGYDSAGVAVIDDDGHLGTAKKSGKLVKLTDELAASPIADGRAGIGHTRWATHGGPTDVNAHPHLGDDGKLALIHNGIIENFSELKNELLAEGYSFDSETDTEVAAVLLGREYRATGDLRAAFRNVVSRLDGAFTLLALHRDEPNLVVGARRNSPLVIGLGDGENFLGSDVAAFVQYTRTAMAVGQDQIVAITPDSVVVTDFAGAPVEVETFEVEWDAEAADKGGWSSFMAKEVAEQPDAVANTLRGRIVGDAVVVPELAAFGDDVLAGIRRIVIIACGTAAYAGMTAQYAIEKWARVPVTVELSHEFRYRDPVISDDTLVISISQSGETMDTLMAVKYAREAGARVISVCNTQGATIPRESDAVVYTHAGPEVAVASTKAFVAQITALYLFGLHLARVRGTLSEAEQAEQVGELTAIPAKIATVLESSATIAQLAHWMADTRAVLFLGRHVGFPIAMEGALKLKELAYIHAEGFAAGELKHGPIALIEPGQPVFVVVPSPRGSATLHPKVVSNIQEIRARGARVIAIAEQGDVAVLPFADEVVRIPLAGALFEPLLAVVPLQIFAMELSIAKGLDVDQPRNLAKSVTVE, from the coding sequence ATGTGCGGAATTGTTGGATATGTCGGTGACAAGAAGAGCCTCGAAGTACTCGTCGGCGGGCTCCGCCGTCTGGAGTACCGCGGCTACGACTCGGCCGGCGTTGCGGTGATCGACGACGACGGGCACCTCGGCACGGCCAAGAAGTCCGGCAAGCTCGTCAAGCTCACCGACGAGCTCGCCGCCTCCCCGATTGCTGACGGCCGCGCCGGCATCGGCCACACCCGCTGGGCAACCCACGGTGGTCCGACCGATGTGAACGCCCACCCCCACCTCGGTGACGACGGCAAACTCGCACTGATCCACAACGGCATCATCGAGAACTTCTCCGAGCTCAAGAACGAGCTCCTCGCCGAGGGCTACAGCTTCGACAGCGAGACGGACACCGAGGTCGCCGCCGTGCTGCTCGGCCGCGAATACCGGGCAACCGGAGATCTGCGTGCGGCCTTCCGCAACGTCGTCAGCCGCCTCGACGGCGCCTTCACACTGCTGGCCCTGCACCGCGATGAGCCGAACCTCGTCGTCGGCGCGCGCCGCAACTCGCCGCTCGTGATCGGCCTCGGCGACGGCGAGAACTTCCTCGGCTCCGACGTCGCAGCGTTCGTGCAGTACACCCGAACCGCGATGGCCGTCGGCCAGGACCAGATCGTTGCCATCACCCCCGACTCCGTCGTCGTCACCGACTTCGCCGGCGCCCCGGTCGAGGTCGAGACCTTCGAGGTCGAGTGGGACGCGGAAGCCGCAGACAAGGGCGGCTGGTCCAGCTTCATGGCCAAGGAGGTCGCCGAGCAGCCAGACGCCGTCGCGAACACGCTGCGCGGGCGCATCGTCGGCGATGCGGTCGTCGTGCCGGAGCTGGCCGCCTTCGGCGACGACGTGCTCGCCGGCATCCGCCGCATCGTGATCATCGCCTGCGGAACCGCCGCATACGCCGGCATGACCGCGCAGTACGCGATCGAGAAGTGGGCACGGGTTCCGGTCACCGTCGAGCTCAGCCACGAGTTCCGCTACCGCGACCCGGTGATCTCCGACGACACCCTGGTGATCTCGATCAGCCAGTCCGGCGAGACCATGGACACGCTGATGGCCGTGAAGTACGCCCGCGAAGCCGGTGCGCGCGTGATCTCGGTGTGCAACACTCAGGGCGCGACGATTCCGCGCGAATCGGACGCCGTCGTGTACACGCACGCAGGGCCCGAGGTCGCCGTGGCATCCACCAAGGCCTTCGTCGCCCAGATCACGGCCCTGTACCTCTTCGGTCTGCACCTGGCCCGCGTGCGCGGCACGCTGAGCGAGGCAGAGCAGGCCGAGCAGGTGGGCGAGCTCACCGCGATCCCCGCGAAGATCGCGACGGTGCTGGAATCCAGCGCAACGATCGCCCAGCTCGCGCACTGGATGGCCGACACCCGTGCCGTGCTCTTCCTCGGCCGCCATGTCGGCTTCCCGATCGCGATGGAGGGCGCGCTCAAGCTCAAGGAGCTGGCGTACATCCACGCGGAGGGATTCGCCGCCGGCGAGCTCAAGCACGGCCCGATCGCCCTGATCGAGCCGGGCCAGCCCGTATTCGTCGTTGTTCCGAGCCCGCGCGGCTCGGCGACGCTCCACCCCAAGGTCGTCTCCAACATCCAGGAGATCCGCGCCCGCGGTGCCCGCGTGATCGCGATCGCCGAGCAGGGCGACGTCGCGGTGCTGCCGTTCGCCGACGAGGTCGTGCGGATCCCGCTCGCCGGGGCGCTGTTCGAGCCGCTGCTGGCCGTCGTTCCGCTGCAGATCTTCGCGATGGAACTCTCCATCGCCAAGGGCCTCGACGTCGACCAGCCGCGCAACCTCGCCAAGTCCGTCACGGTCGAGTAA
- the rpsK gene encoding 30S ribosomal protein S11, giving the protein MAAPKSAARKPRKKEKKNIAVGQAHIKSTFNNTIVSITDPSGAVISWASSGAVGFKGSRKSTPFAAQLAAESAARQAQEHGMKKVDVFVKGPGSGRETAIRSLQAAGLEVGSINDVTPQAHNGCRPPKRRRV; this is encoded by the coding sequence ATGGCAGCACCAAAGTCGGCCGCACGGAAGCCGCGTAAGAAAGAAAAGAAGAACATTGCTGTGGGCCAGGCCCACATCAAGAGCACGTTCAACAACACGATCGTTTCGATCACCGACCCCAGCGGAGCTGTTATCAGCTGGGCTTCGTCGGGAGCCGTCGGCTTCAAGGGTTCGCGTAAGTCGACCCCCTTCGCCGCTCAGCTCGCCGCCGAGTCGGCTGCGCGTCAGGCGCAGGAGCACGGCATGAAGAAGGTTGACGTCTTCGTCAAGGGCCCGGGTTCGGGTCGCGAGACGGCGATTCGTTCGCTTCAGGCCGCAGGCCTCGAGGTTGGCTCCATCAACGATGTGACGCCGCAGGCGCACAACGGATGCCGCCCGCCCAAGCGTCGCCGCGTTTAA
- the rpsM gene encoding 30S ribosomal protein S13, with protein MARLAGVDIPREKRVEIALTYIYGVGRTSALKTLADTEIDGNIRVKDLSDDQLVALRDYIEGNFKVEGDLRREVAADIRRKVEIGSYEGIRHRRGLPVRGQRTKTNARTRKGPKRTVAGKKKAR; from the coding sequence ATGGCACGTCTCGCAGGCGTAGACATCCCGCGCGAAAAGCGCGTGGAGATCGCACTGACCTACATTTACGGTGTTGGGCGCACAAGCGCGCTCAAGACCCTCGCTGACACCGAGATCGACGGAAACATCCGCGTCAAGGACCTCAGCGACGACCAGCTCGTCGCACTTCGTGACTACATCGAAGGCAACTTCAAGGTAGAAGGTGACCTTCGCCGCGAGGTCGCCGCCGACATCCGCCGCAAGGTTGAGATCGGATCCTACGAGGGCATCCGCCACCGTCGCGGCCTGCCCGTGCGCGGACAGCGCACCAAGACCAACGCTCGTACCCGCAAGGGCCCGAAGCGCACCGTCGCCGGCAAGAAGAAGGCTCGCTAG
- the truA gene encoding tRNA pseudouridine(38-40) synthase TruA gives MDDDAVTRLAPGSVRLRLDIAYDGTNFSGWAVQPVLRTVQGEIEAALGSILRRNPPTPRLVVAGRTDAGVHATGQVAHVDLTEAQAASVLSPARGRNARAADSDAAIALARRLNGILSQKGDIVIRAARLAPPGFDARFGALWRRYEYRIADAESERDPLQRFRTTWLPSRHWLEPMDEVAQELCGLHDFAAYCKPKPRATTIRTLQSFYWRRDEQGVLIASLQADAFCHSMVRALVGGCVAVGVGRLTPARLIELRDARERTAAFKVMPARGLVLTEIGYPDDAALALRAAETRAHRAL, from the coding sequence ATCGACGACGATGCGGTGACGCGACTGGCCCCAGGCAGCGTCCGACTCCGGCTGGACATCGCCTACGACGGCACGAACTTCAGCGGCTGGGCGGTCCAGCCGGTGCTGCGCACCGTCCAGGGCGAGATCGAGGCGGCGCTCGGGTCGATCCTGCGCCGCAACCCGCCGACACCCCGACTCGTCGTCGCCGGCCGCACCGACGCCGGTGTGCACGCGACCGGACAGGTCGCGCACGTCGACCTCACGGAGGCGCAGGCGGCCAGCGTGCTGAGCCCGGCCAGGGGGCGCAACGCCCGTGCGGCGGACAGCGACGCCGCGATCGCGCTGGCACGGCGCCTGAACGGCATCCTGAGCCAGAAGGGCGACATCGTCATCCGGGCGGCGCGGCTCGCCCCGCCCGGCTTCGATGCGCGATTCGGCGCGCTCTGGCGCCGCTACGAGTACCGCATCGCCGACGCGGAGTCCGAGCGCGACCCGCTGCAGCGGTTTCGCACCACCTGGCTCCCCAGCCGGCACTGGCTTGAGCCGATGGACGAGGTCGCCCAGGAGCTGTGCGGGCTGCACGACTTCGCCGCCTACTGCAAGCCGAAGCCACGCGCAACGACGATCCGCACGCTGCAGAGCTTCTACTGGCGGCGGGACGAGCAGGGGGTGCTCATCGCCTCGCTGCAGGCCGATGCCTTCTGCCACAGCATGGTCCGTGCCCTCGTCGGCGGCTGCGTCGCGGTCGGCGTCGGCCGGCTCACGCCCGCGCGGCTGATCGAGCTGCGCGACGCACGCGAGCGCACCGCGGCGTTCAAGGTGATGCCGGCCCGCGGCCTGGTGCTCACCGAGATCGGATACCCGGATGACGCCGCCCTCGCGTTGCGGGCTGCGGAGACGCGCGCGCACCGCGCGCTCTAG
- a CDS encoding DNA-directed RNA polymerase subunit alpha, translated as MLIAQRPTLTEENISEFRSRFVIEPLEPGFGYTLGNSLRRTLLSSIPGAAVTSIRIDGVLHEFSTVPGVKEDVTEIILNIKGLVVSSEHDEPITAYLRKQGAGEVTAADISAPAGVEVHNPELVIATLNDTAKFELELTIERGRGYVSATQNRNEYSEAGQIPVDSIYSPVLKVTYRVEATRAGERTDFDRLVVDVETKSAISPRDAIASAGRTLTELFGLARELNTAAEGIEIGPAPVDAVLSSELSIPIEDLDLSVRSYNCLKREGINNVSELVALSETQLMNIRNFGQKSVDEVKDKLVELGLSLKDSVPGFDGAHFYSGFEDETN; from the coding sequence GTGCTTATTGCACAGCGTCCAACGCTCACCGAAGAGAACATTTCCGAATTCCGCTCGCGGTTCGTCATCGAGCCCCTCGAGCCCGGCTTCGGTTACACCCTCGGCAACTCGCTTCGCCGCACCCTGCTTTCCTCGATCCCCGGCGCTGCTGTCACCAGCATCCGCATTGATGGCGTTCTCCACGAATTCAGCACCGTTCCCGGTGTGAAGGAAGACGTCACCGAGATCATCTTGAACATCAAGGGCCTCGTTGTCTCCAGCGAGCACGACGAGCCCATCACCGCCTACCTGCGCAAGCAGGGCGCCGGTGAGGTCACCGCCGCCGACATCTCGGCTCCGGCCGGTGTCGAGGTGCACAACCCCGAGCTCGTCATCGCGACGCTCAACGACACCGCCAAGTTCGAGCTCGAGCTCACCATCGAGCGCGGCCGCGGCTACGTGTCCGCCACGCAGAACCGCAACGAGTACTCCGAGGCCGGCCAGATTCCGGTCGACTCGATCTACTCGCCCGTTCTCAAGGTGACCTACCGCGTCGAGGCAACTCGTGCCGGTGAGCGCACCGACTTCGACCGCCTCGTGGTCGACGTCGAGACCAAGTCGGCCATCAGCCCGCGCGATGCAATCGCATCCGCTGGTCGTACGCTGACCGAGCTGTTCGGCCTCGCTCGCGAGCTGAACACCGCCGCAGAGGGCATCGAGATCGGCCCGGCTCCCGTCGACGCCGTGCTCTCGAGCGAGCTGTCGATCCCGATCGAAGACCTCGACCTCTCGGTGCGCTCGTACAACTGCCTCAAGCGCGAAGGCATCAACAACGTGAGCGAACTGGTCGCCCTCTCGGAGACCCAGCTCATGAACATCCGCAACTTCGGACAGAAGTCGGTGGATGAGGTCAAGGACAAGCTCGTAGAGCTCGGCCTGTCGCTCAAGGACTCCGTTCCTGGATTCGACGGCGCTCACTTCTACAGCGGCTTCGAAGACGAGACCAACTAG
- the rpmJ gene encoding 50S ribosomal protein L36 — protein sequence MKVNPSVKPICEHCKVIRRNGRVMVICKSNPRHKQRQG from the coding sequence ATGAAGGTCAACCCCAGCGTCAAGCCGATCTGCGAGCACTGCAAGGTGATTCGCCGCAACGGCCGCGTCATGGTCATCTGCAAGAGCAACCCGCGCCACAAGCAGCGTCAGGGCTAG
- the rplM gene encoding 50S ribosomal protein L13, protein MTRTYTPKASEVSRSWVIIDATDVVLGRLASHAAVILRGKNKATFTPHMDMGDFVIIINADKVALTGSKLDQKKAYRHSGYPGGLTAVSYSELLEKNPERAVEKAIRGMLPKNSIGRAQLKKLKVYAGSEHPHAAQQPVPYTLTQVAQ, encoded by the coding sequence GTGACGCGCACTTACACCCCGAAGGCTTCCGAAGTTTCGCGCAGTTGGGTCATCATTGACGCAACTGACGTCGTTCTCGGCCGCCTCGCCAGCCACGCAGCCGTAATCCTCCGCGGCAAGAACAAGGCGACATTCACCCCCCACATGGACATGGGTGACTTCGTCATCATCATCAACGCCGACAAGGTCGCCCTGACCGGCTCCAAGCTCGACCAGAAGAAGGCCTACCGCCACTCGGGCTACCCGGGCGGCCTCACGGCCGTCAGCTACTCCGAGCTGCTCGAGAAGAACCCTGAGCGCGCAGTCGAGAAGGCCATCCGCGGAATGCTTCCGAAGAACTCCATCGGTCGCGCTCAGCTCAAGAAGCTCAAGGTCTACGCAGGCTCCGAGCACCCGCACGCCGCGCAGCAGCCGGTGCCGTACACCCTGACCCAGGTCGCTCAGTAG
- the coaA gene encoding type I pantothenate kinase, producing MAEQRNQNGNGHNSPFVELERADWAALASSTRLPLQETELVQLRGLGEPLNLSEVTDVYLPLSRLLNLYVAGTKQLHRATSDFLGERSATTPFVIGVAGSVAVGKSTIARLLRELLARWEDTPRVELVTTDGFLLPNAELERRGLMERKGFPESYDRRALLRFVSAVKSGAPEVRAPFYSHLSYDIVPDAQITVRQPDVLIVEGLNVLQPPAPGHRLAVSDLFDFTVYVDARTSDIARWYEERFLKLQRGAFSNPKSYFHRFASLSEEQARARARGIWQSINEPNLLQNIRPTRSRATLVLRKDSDHAVSSVLLRKL from the coding sequence ATGGCCGAGCAGCGCAACCAGAATGGCAATGGCCACAACTCTCCGTTCGTCGAGTTGGAGCGCGCCGATTGGGCCGCGCTGGCGTCATCCACCCGCCTGCCGCTGCAGGAGACAGAGCTCGTTCAGCTCCGGGGCCTCGGCGAGCCGCTGAACCTCTCAGAGGTGACCGATGTCTACCTGCCGCTCAGTCGACTGCTCAACCTTTATGTGGCCGGCACCAAGCAGCTGCACCGCGCCACGAGCGACTTCCTCGGCGAGCGTTCGGCGACGACGCCGTTCGTGATCGGTGTCGCCGGCTCCGTGGCCGTCGGAAAGTCGACGATCGCCCGTCTGTTGCGGGAGTTGCTCGCCCGTTGGGAGGACACTCCCCGCGTCGAGCTGGTGACGACCGACGGCTTCCTGCTGCCCAACGCCGAACTCGAGCGCCGCGGCCTGATGGAGCGCAAGGGTTTTCCGGAGTCCTACGACCGCCGTGCGCTGCTCCGCTTCGTCAGCGCCGTGAAGTCGGGGGCGCCTGAGGTGCGCGCGCCGTTCTACTCGCACCTCAGCTACGACATCGTGCCGGACGCCCAGATCACGGTGCGTCAGCCCGACGTGCTGATCGTCGAGGGCCTGAACGTGCTGCAGCCGCCCGCTCCCGGCCACCGCCTCGCCGTGAGCGACCTGTTCGACTTCACCGTCTACGTCGATGCGCGCACCTCCGACATCGCCCGCTGGTACGAGGAACGCTTCCTCAAGCTGCAGCGCGGGGCGTTCAGCAACCCGAAGTCCTACTTCCACCGCTTCGCCTCGCTCTCCGAGGAGCAGGCGCGGGCTCGGGCGCGCGGCATCTGGCAGAGCATCAACGAGCCGAATCTGCTGCAGAATATCCGCCCCACCCGCTCGCGCGCCACCCTCGTGCTCCGCAAGGACTCGGACCACGCCGTCTCCAGCGTGCTTCTCCGCAAGCTCTAA
- the rplQ gene encoding 50S ribosomal protein L17, with translation MPKPTKGPRLGGGPAHERLMLANLAAALFTHKSIKTTETKAKRLQPVAERFVTFAKRGDLHARRRVLASIGDKTVVHELFTVIAPQVAEREGGYTRITKLGFRKGDNAPMVQIELVLEPVVAKPKSAKKAAAAAAAAAPAAEAPAEVVEAEETVEVVEAEATEAPAEEKAAE, from the coding sequence ATGCCTAAGCCTACTAAGGGCCCCCGCCTCGGAGGCGGTCCGGCACACGAGCGCCTCATGCTCGCCAACCTGGCTGCCGCCCTGTTCACGCACAAGTCGATCAAGACCACGGAGACCAAGGCCAAGCGCCTGCAGCCCGTGGCCGAGCGCTTCGTCACCTTCGCGAAGCGTGGCGACCTGCACGCCCGCCGCCGCGTCCTCGCGTCGATCGGTGACAAGACCGTCGTGCACGAGCTCTTCACCGTGATCGCTCCGCAGGTTGCAGAGCGCGAAGGTGGCTACACGCGCATCACCAAGCTCGGCTTCCGCAAGGGTGACAACGCCCCCATGGTCCAGATCGAGCTCGTCCTCGAGCCCGTCGTCGCCAAGCCGAAGTCCGCCAAGAAGGCCGCTGCTGCAGCGGCTGCCGCGGCTCCTGCTGCTGAGGCTCCGGCCGAGGTCGTCGAGGCTGAGGAGACCGTCGAGGTCGTCGAGGCCGAGGCAACCGAGGCTCCGGCCGAGGAGAAGGCCGCCGAATAA
- a CDS encoding holo-ACP synthase: MIVGIGVDVVDLARFERAIARTPRLPERLFAESERSKPVHSLAARFAAKEALIKALGGPATLRWHDMEVVNDEDGNPGFALHGATAAEAAARGITRIHLSMSHDAGIATAFVIAESGPATPAPPETGTDET; this comes from the coding sequence ATGATCGTCGGGATCGGGGTCGACGTCGTCGACCTCGCGCGATTCGAGCGAGCCATCGCCCGCACGCCACGGTTGCCGGAGCGCCTGTTCGCCGAGAGCGAACGGAGCAAGCCGGTGCACTCGCTGGCCGCCCGATTCGCCGCCAAGGAGGCGCTGATCAAGGCGCTCGGTGGACCGGCGACGCTCCGCTGGCACGACATGGAGGTCGTCAACGACGAGGACGGCAATCCGGGCTTCGCGCTGCACGGTGCCACGGCCGCAGAGGCTGCGGCCCGCGGCATCACAAGGATCCACCTCTCGATGAGCCATGACGCCGGAATCGCGACGGCCTTCGTCATCGCGGAATCCGGACCAGCAACACCAGCACCACCAGAAACGGGAACGGACGAGACATGA
- the alr gene encoding alanine racemase, with protein sequence MSGNSDATLRAAVIDLDAVRGNLHAIRSFVGRDVAPAPLVMAVVKANAYGHGAIAVALAAQDGGVDWLGVADIDEALELRSAGVTAPILAWLHGQDADFAAAVAAEVSLGISSLAQLRAAAGAARALQRVASVQLKLDTGLSRNGVAASEWAEVFAVAREAELAGEVRVDGLFSHLSNASPADDAAQCALFDQGIAAAEGAGLSPALLHIAATAAALSLPAARYSMVRIGIGIYGLSPWGDALPAGLELVPVMTLTARVAAVRRVLAGTAASYDYTWRATRDTTLVLVPLGYADGIPRQASGRASVSIGGATHPVIGRIAMDQFIVDVGDAEVHPGDEVVLFGDPARGVPSAESWADAAGTINYEIVTRIGHRVPRSAR encoded by the coding sequence ATGAGCGGGAACAGCGATGCGACACTGCGCGCTGCGGTGATCGACCTGGACGCGGTGCGCGGCAATCTGCACGCCATCCGCTCGTTCGTCGGCCGCGATGTCGCACCAGCACCGCTCGTGATGGCGGTGGTCAAGGCAAACGCATACGGGCACGGCGCGATCGCGGTCGCCCTCGCCGCCCAGGACGGCGGAGTCGACTGGCTCGGCGTCGCCGACATCGACGAAGCCCTCGAGCTGCGTTCGGCCGGGGTCACCGCGCCGATCCTCGCCTGGCTGCACGGCCAGGATGCAGACTTCGCAGCGGCCGTCGCGGCCGAGGTGAGCCTCGGCATCTCCTCCCTCGCGCAGTTGCGGGCGGCGGCGGGCGCCGCCAGGGCGCTGCAGCGTGTGGCATCCGTGCAGCTCAAGCTCGACACCGGTCTTAGCCGCAACGGCGTCGCCGCGAGCGAGTGGGCCGAGGTCTTCGCGGTAGCCAGAGAAGCAGAACTCGCCGGTGAGGTGCGCGTCGACGGTCTATTCAGCCACCTCTCCAACGCTTCTCCGGCCGACGACGCCGCCCAGTGCGCACTCTTCGACCAGGGCATCGCGGCCGCGGAGGGCGCAGGGCTCAGTCCGGCGCTGCTGCACATCGCGGCCACGGCCGCCGCGCTCAGCCTGCCGGCCGCGCGCTACTCCATGGTGCGCATCGGAATCGGCATCTATGGGCTCTCGCCGTGGGGCGACGCCCTCCCGGCCGGCCTCGAGCTCGTACCCGTGATGACGCTCACCGCCCGCGTCGCCGCCGTGCGCCGGGTGCTGGCAGGCACCGCGGCCAGCTACGACTACACCTGGCGGGCAACGCGTGACACGACGCTCGTGCTCGTCCCGCTCGGCTATGCCGACGGTATCCCGCGGCAGGCATCGGGTCGGGCGAGCGTCTCGATCGGCGGCGCAACGCACCCGGTGATCGGGCGCATCGCGATGGACCAGTTCATCGTCGATGTCGGCGACGCCGAGGTGCACCCTGGCGACGAGGTTGTGCTGTTCGGCGATCCGGCGCGCGGGGTTCCGAGCGCCGAGAGTTGGGCGGATGCCGCAGGAACGATCAACTACGAGATCGTCACCCGCATCGGCCACCGCGTGCCCAGGAGCGCCAGGTGA
- the rpsI gene encoding 30S ribosomal protein S9, translating to MAKIADQIDSPESYSTETPAEAAPKAPRAVLNVGGAAVGRRKQAIARVRLVPGSGTLSVNKREFAEYFPNKLHQQLITDPFKVLDLVGSYDVVAKITGGGPSGQAGALRLAIARALNEIDRENNRAILKKAGFLTRDARVIERKKAGLKKARKASQFSKR from the coding sequence GTGGCTAAGATCGCAGACCAGATTGACTCTCCGGAGAGCTACTCCACCGAGACGCCGGCCGAGGCAGCCCCCAAGGCTCCCCGCGCAGTGCTGAACGTTGGCGGCGCAGCCGTCGGACGTCGCAAGCAGGCCATCGCCCGCGTGCGCCTCGTTCCCGGCTCGGGCACGCTCAGCGTGAACAAGCGTGAGTTCGCCGAGTACTTCCCCAACAAGCTGCACCAGCAGCTGATCACCGACCCCTTCAAGGTGCTCGACCTCGTCGGCAGCTACGACGTGGTCGCCAAGATCACCGGTGGCGGCCCCTCGGGTCAGGCAGGCGCACTGCGTCTCGCCATCGCTCGTGCGCTCAACGAGATCGACCGCGAGAACAACCGCGCGATCCTGAAGAAGGCCGGCTTCCTCACTCGTGACGCTCGCGTCATCGAGCGCAAGAAGGCTGGTCTCAAGAAGGCCCGCAAGGCCTCGCAGTTCTCGAAGCGCTAA